The genomic region CTGTATCGGAATGCACGTTGAATGGCCTATTTAGGTTCGTGTTCGCCTCGAGTGGAggcatatcatcatcatcatcatcatcatgtgaTGTCATTCCTTCTGGCCCTGTCGGCCACCCATTGGGAGTTGACTTGAAGATAGTCGGCCTAGGATAAGAAATATGAGTGAATGAGTGACACACAATCAGTAGGACAACAAGCTAACAATTAATCCTGGTTTTATCAAGTAAAGCTACCGAGATGCAGAGCTTGTGCGGATGTACAAACAACAAACTGGTGTATTACTAGAAGGCCTACTGGGAAAACTTTTAGATTCTTCAATCCTAGTATTTTTGCCATAATTTTTACAACATCAACATTTTATTATAGTATCAGTTCTTGGTGTCATTTTTCATGTTCATTAGATCCAGCAAAACCTGAATCAAACCATTTAGGCTATTGAAATGCATTGGTAACTTGCATATCACATGGAATGTGAATTCAATCTAATGTTTAAGGAAAAAAAACTAGTTtttgaagcctgcatatgcacagtATACTATTGGAAAAGCTAAATGAACTGCCAGTCAACCACAAACATATGAACCACGCCATTTATATGCACATACTAGAGAAGGAGGCGGTACATGAGTGCTTTGCCAATGCACATGCTGGAGAAGGAACACTAGATGATTGCTTTatcaaaatgatgtcatgataaatacaTGAAGCGGCAAATTACAAAGCAGAGTGGCAGCCAGCCACCAGCCTTTCACAAACTGACCCTGGTGTAAGTAGGTCATAAATAACACCACAAGCTTATACTACAACTTCAATATAAGTGAAATCACAGCTATTCAAAATCACAAGAAAATCTGTATTTATATAGTATATTGCAAGGGAGGGTGTATTTTTACCAATATCCCGGCAACTAAAGGGAAGCCTTCAGTTGTCTGGAAGAGGTATAATATAACACTGAAAACTAATGGCCATCTTGGGCCACTAAGCAGAATGAATTTGAAAGAATAGAAATTACAACCACCGCTAACTCATTATTCAATATAGTATGTGCATGTACTCTTAGGGTTACTTCTTACTACTCCCTCCTCCACCGCGAGCCACGACTgtagcatcccaaattttcaatttgtaatgttatacattagatcatcattgcatatcatattttatttttgcattttggttgatcctagaaaattctacgcaactcaaggacccatggagagagttggggatttcattattttcatatttgagttttctcaaattttgagaataggatcatttgattttatttattttatcatcaattatttctattacaaaaatatgagagagggaatgaaatgactttcccaaaataaagaaatattgaggatttaataataaaatcaaataggattttatttcggagtttttcggtgttttatttgaatttaggaaaaatgtgcatttctcaaaattgcatttaggccccaaataaatgtttactttgtcgggcttgattttagaagtctgggaaaatttatttcgggatttttgaagtccgtttagtatttctttttaatttttttcttccgagtggaatatttttaatatatatatatatatatatcgaaccgacctaacgggccgtgtccgactaggactctggcccgactaggctttataagccggcccagccccccccccccccggggagaaaccctagccgccccagccgcccgccccacgcgccgccgccgccgctgccgcccgccacCGCGCCGTCGCCGGACGCCGCCGCTGAGGTTCACCGCCGCGCCTCGTTTTTCGTGCCATCGGTTAAAAAAACCGATCGATTTTCGTCGGTTTATTAGATTCGGTTTTtcttaaatagatcggtttttccggtttatttattttagcgagcgttcgtcgtttttctttttcttggattaaatccgcgatttttctgatcgcgattcctgatccgattttcgttttagtttatctttttgctcgtttatcggaatcaggcgattcaagcgcctagagtttcgtgtcgaaaccctctatccgtttaaccaacttaaacaagattttgctactgtaaaatttgccctagatccagattagtagaacgaagttgttttgtttcgccgtttgactttcgttgcttcgttcgatttgattctttttgccaaccggagttcttaagttgaaccttctggttagatctcttatttgagttttacctgtgcattagatgagtacttattgtatgcttgtttgtttgtctgcgatagagtacccggagtgcgccgcctgttacttcgaatcgttaggtttcccggatcatcagcaaagcaagtaacactttgatcataccttttctactacccagttttattgcattagatcaatcctcacacattgcatgattaggatctaattaaattgtgggatgggaagtagatgaggtagtacctattacctgtttattatcaaacctttgggagttacttctacgtttgcttattatgccatgctatgctagtagacgtggattgggtgagtgatatccatgacagatgtgagattgttaattaatggtttatctaaggtggcaacttaaacacacatctgggtggattgaggcacctgggtattgcaggacttgcctgttttttttggaccgccacccaggctcaaagggatcatgagactattcatactagaaacttccgtgtgcggccacaagttattatgggctctagcatagttgactaagttgtgcgaactcttacagtggtagactagcagatgtaggggatgtaggtggtacggtctacccgatcgtaaggtgctagcgcttctgaaagactatgtctcggtcatccgtcttctcaaacaccatgtagtgcgagaaaacaaatggaggcgatcgagtcttgtgaggaaaagtgcgcaaacctctgcagagtgtaacaaactaatcatggttagccatgtccccggttatggacatcttgagtatctagtacatggattatcatgtgaatctcaacatgttactctaaattaattttgttgggttatgtttaatgatgatgcttaattgggatcgagaatgctgtcaaccattctcaatgtttaacaaccaccatgatagtaattaaattttattcctttgaagtaggaaaaaattggctttacgcaaaactgtaaccatagagctttccaccagccaaatatgcatatagaatagttgttcattccattactctctatgtgttaccttgccagcatattccatgtgctgacccgttttcgggctgcaacattaatgttgcagacttttcagacgacgattaaggagttttacgtcgtggttctatactcagtgatgccgttggagttgatgggctcacttatcttccaagccttccgccgttatcgttattagatggccttaagccatatttattgtattaagttctctatggagacactcgatgtaataagtgtgtgattgctactctgctataaatcctccgagtactgtgtggtgtcagcattactgatccagggatgaaacgggagcacagagatcagactatttgaggtctggtcgctacaacgacGCCGCCCCCGATCTGGACCGTCGCGAGCTGCGGCCGGTGGTGCTGGGACGGAGGGAGGCTCGGCCCCCTGCTGCGCGTCCTGGAGGGGATTGTGTTCCTCGTGCTTGCTGGTGTTTCGGCTGACGAGCTGCGGATCTGGCAGCTCGTCCGGTGGGTTGGAGTGGGGGTGGCGGCCCGCCCTCCCTGCTAGGGATTCCTCTCTGGTTGTGAAGTCTGCGGCGGCCACGCGTGGAGGTCTTTGGTTGTGAGGGCGGCGGCCCCAGATTTGGTGGTGGCGGCTTCGGCCAGGGGGCGGTGCGTGCCTGGACGTGGCGGGTCGAGGGATCTCGCGGCCAGTTGGAGTCAGACGGCAAGCCTCCGTGCTCTACAAGGTTTGGTGGGCGGTGGTTTTTGGCTGGCCGGTTCTGGCAGTTGGTGGTTGAGCTTCATCGGGAGAAATCCTATCTCTGGCCTTTGCCGGATGCGGCGACGCCCGCTGGCGCCGCACTCTTTCTTGGAAGCGTCGCTGGAGTGTGCTGCTTCTCCCCCCTTCCCGCGGCCTTGACTccggagggaaacctcagatccgCGGGATCAGGCGATGAAGGCGCCTTCACGTCTTCTTtctccttgggggcatcgtctaGGAGCCGGCTACATCTGGAGGCCGGTGGTTGGCAGCATCTTTGCTGGCGGCACCTTCACCACGTGGTTTGCTGAggaggttgtttcgggggcacgaatttctgtttggcaacgatgatggcaTCAAGAGGAACTTGGGTCGCGGCTCGGGCTTTGGTAGTCGGATCTTCCCGGCGTGTATGAGGTGATTTTCCGTGGGTTTGCTTGGTTCCTGTGAAGTCGGAACTGCGGTGGAGCGAGTCCAGGTGGTGACGACGACAGGTGCTAGGTGGTTGGTGTGGTGGGCACGCTCGGCGCAAGTCCTTCATATTTCCCTTGTGATACTCGTCATCAAAGTAAGAGTTGTTGGTTGTTTGTGAGTGTGGCCATCTGTTGGCATACTCCGTCATAGCTTGTGCAGCTGTTCTGCAGTTATGTGTTTCATGTTGGTGGCTAGGTTGGCTGGTGGTGCCCATTTTGTGGGCTGGATTGTGTCGGTTTTAGCTTATTTTTCCGTCAATTAACCAGGCAATTCTCactcttcttaatcaatgaaatggcaaGTTTTTTGCCTGGCTAAAAAAACTTCTTACTACTACTCCCTAAAGGATCTTGTATTTCTTTACATAGGTAGTACTTGATAACTATTATTATCAGACAGCAAGGGTCAAGGGACACTTAGTAACTCACCATTCGCCAGATTTCTGGAGCGCACGAACTTGGTCATGAAAGAGGACTCGCGACACAACGCAGGCTATCTTGCTTCCAGATTCTAGAGCCTCGTCCCTCCCACTAGCATCAACAACCACGAAATTCCCTGCACATTCAGAGCACACATGACATGAGCAAACCACCAGGTGCTGGCGACAAAGGCGAAGAGTAACTAACCAACCAACGACTTTGGCAGCCATGCCATTTGCTAGCTAAATCACTCACCGTTCTTGATCCAGAAACA from Triticum aestivum cultivar Chinese Spring chromosome 4A, IWGSC CS RefSeq v2.1, whole genome shotgun sequence harbors:
- the LOC123082679 gene encoding probable RNA-binding protein EIF1AD — its product is MKAGRKNLRRAWQEGTAVTLAENESIMQVVTLRGSNLIEVTDGEGVKSLALIPAKFQKCFWIKNGNFVVVDASGRDEALESGSKIACVVSRVLFHDQVRALQKSGEWPTIFKSTPNGWPTGPEGMTSHDDDDDDDMPPLEANTNLNRPFNVHSDTESDSDS